The following coding sequences are from one Capsicum annuum cultivar UCD-10X-F1 chromosome 3, UCD10Xv1.1, whole genome shotgun sequence window:
- the LOC107864085 gene encoding hydrolase 3: MASDDNEVVTDLYPIFRLYRNGRVERFNEYFNVFYVPPSLEDPATGVSSKDVIISSHVSARLYLPKNINVTSNEKIPILVFYHGGGLVLGSAFFNKMHRFLNHLVSESNVICVSVEYRLAPENDLSILYEDCWTALQWVASHSEHENPNNSNKDSWLTSYGDFNRVFIAGDSAGGNIVYHMAMRAGRESLNGNVKILGSILACPYFLMPDKSLDMQGNEVYRLWINICPELESGLSAIDSPMINPLAEKAPSLSGLGCSRLFMAIAEKDVLVPREIMVRFVAGVKKSGWNGELEFFEVEGEEHCFFVEDPEAEKAKDLIKRFASFIQHK; the protein is encoded by the exons ATGGCTTCAGATGATAATGAGGTAGTGACCGATCTCTATCCCATTTTCCGACTCTACAGAAACGGTCGCGTTGAACGTTTCAACGAATATTTTAACGTGTTCTATGTTCCCCCGTCATTGGAAGATCCAGCCACGGGCGTCTCTTCTAAAGACGTTATCATCTCATCTCATGTTTCTGCTAGACTTTACCTTCCAAAAAATATTAATGTTACCTCCAATGAAAAAATTCCAATATTAGTATTTTATCATGGTGGCGGACTTGTTCTTGGATCAGCTTTTTTCAACAAGATGCATCGTTTTCTGAATCATTTGGTTTCCGAATCAAATGTGATTTGTGTCTCTGTAGAGTACAGACTAGCACCGGAGAATGATTTGTCAATATTATACGAAGATTGTTGGACTGCCCTTCAATGGGTTGCTTCTCACAGTGAACATGAGAACCCCAACAATAGTAACAAAGATTCATGGTTAACTAGCTATGGTGATTTTAACAGGGTGTTCATTGCCGGGGATAGCGCTGGAG GTAACATAGTCTATCACATGGCTATGAGAGCTGGCAGAGAAAGCTTAAATGGAAACGTTAAAATCTTGGGTTCGATTCTCGCGTGTCCCTATTTCTTGATGCCAGATAAAAGTCTTGATATGCAGGGTAATGAGGTGTACCGTTTATGGATCAACATATGTCCAGAATTGGAATCGGGATTATCGGCAATTGATAGTCCAATGATTAATCCACTTGCTGAAAAGGCGCCAAGTCTATCAGGCCTAGGTTGCTCGAGGTTGTTTATGGCTATTGCTGAGAAAGATGTATTGGTTCCTCGAGAAATTATGGTTCGATTTGTTGCAGGTGTGAAGAAGAGTGGATGGAATGGTGAATTGGAGTTCTTTGAAGTTGAAGGAGAAGAACATTGCTTCTTTGTAGAGGATCCTGAAGCTGAGAAAGCTAAAGATTTGATCAAACGGTTTGCTTCTTTCATCCAACATAAGTGA